A section of the Festucalex cinctus isolate MCC-2025b chromosome 9, RoL_Fcin_1.0, whole genome shotgun sequence genome encodes:
- the adra2db gene encoding alpha-2Db adrenergic receptor — protein sequence MDSSEVNVFENVSRDVNGTDAALEWPHTVPAAALIILVVAVIISVTIVGNVLVIVAVLTSRALRAPQNLFLVSLASADILVATLVIPFSLVNEVMGYWYFGSTWCAFYLALDVLFCTSSIVHLCAISLDRYWSVTKAVSYNLKRTPKRIKSMIAMVWVISAIISFPPLLMTKHDERECLINDETWYILSSCVVSFFAPGLIMILVYCKIYKVAKQRSSTVFVAKNGLERQPSQSETCFVRNDRFEMESPSSQSSGSRPQRQGELDDIDLEESCCPSDTKTRNHHFTRRGKVEGSDSRSSQNCRVSWASSRASQLYPEHKHVAVGRQHAAAVNKTKVAQMREKRFTFVLAVVMGVFVLCWFPFFFTYSLHAICRDSCYIPGTLFNLFFWIGYCNSSVNPIIYTIFNRDFRKAFKKIIWPTPKRT from the coding sequence ATGGATTCAAGTGAGGTGAACGTGTTCGAAAACGTCTCCAGGGATGTCAACGGCACGGACGCGGCGCTCGAGTGGCCCCACACGGTGCCGGCCGCCGCGCTCATCATCTTAGTGGTCGCCGTCATCATCTCCGTGACGATCGTGGGGAATGTGCTGGTGATCGTGGCGGTGCTGACCAGCAGGGCTCTGCGCGCGCCGCAAAACCTCTTCTTGGTCTCGTTGGCGTCGGCGGACATCCTGGTGGCCACCCTGGTCATCCCCTTCTCGCTGGTAAACGAGGTGATGGGCTACTGGTACTTTGGAAGCACTTGGTGCGCATTTTACCTGGCGCTGGACGTGTTGTTCTGCACGTCCTCCATCGTGCACCTGTGCGCCATCAGTTTGGATCGCTACTGGTCCGTCACCAAGGCGGTGAGCTACAACCTGAAGAGGACTCCGAAACGCATCAAATCCATGATCGCGATGGTGTGGGTGATCTCGGCGATCATCTCCTTCCCTCCTCTCCTCATGACCAAGCACGACGAGCGGGAGTGTCTCATCAACGACGAGACGTGGTACATCCTCTCCTCCTGCGTGGTGTCCTTCTTTGCGCCGGGTCTCATCATGATCTTGGTCTACTGTAAGATCTACAAGGTGGCCAAGCAGCGCTCCTCCACGGTGTTCGTGGCCAAAAACGGACTGGAGAGGCAACCGTCTCAGTCCGAAACATGCTTCGTCCGGAACGACCGCTTCGAGATGGAGAGTCCCAGCAGCCAAAGTTCGGGCAGCCGCCCGCAGAGACAAGGCGAGCTTGACGACATCGACCTGGAGGAGAGCTGCTGTCCGTCGGATACCAAAACGCGGAACCACCACTTCACCAGGAGGGGGAAAGTGGAAGGTTCGGACAGCCGCTCGTCACAGAACTGTCGTGTTTCCTGGGCTTCGTCCCGCGCGTCACAGCTCTACCCGGAGCACAAACACGTGGCGGTCGGGCGCCAACACGCTGCCGCTGTAAACAAGACCAAAGTGGCCCAGATGCGGGAGAAGCGCTTCAcgttcgtcctggccgtggtgATGGGGGTGTTTGTGCTGTGCTGGTTTCCCTTCTTTTTCACCTACAGCCTGCACGCTATCTGCAGGGACAGCTGCTACATCCCTGGCACACTTTTCAACCTTTTCTTTTGGATTGGCTACTGCAACAGCTCTGTCAACCCCATCATTTACACCATTTTCAACAGGGATTTCAGGAAAGCcttcaaaaaaatcatttggcCCACTCCTAAGCGCACATAA